Proteins encoded in a region of the Spirochaetota bacterium genome:
- a CDS encoding ZIP family metal transporter gives MLTDLLKEFNPVLMALFATLFTWGVTALGASMVFFFKTINRRVLDAMLGFAAGVMIAASFWSLLSPAIEMAGADGVPPWLPAVIGFLAGGAFLLLIDRVMPHLHLGLPMDEAEGVKTSLRRSILLVLAVTIHNIPEGLAVGVAFGAIAAGLPSASIAGAVALALGIGLQNFPEGAAVSIPLRREGLSRLKSFWYGQLSGFVEPVSGVCGALLVMAARPILPYALSFAAGAMIYVVVEELIPESQQDRNTDLSTIGAMLGFAVMMFLDVALG, from the coding sequence ATGCTTACAGACCTGTTGAAAGAATTTAATCCGGTGCTCATGGCGCTCTTCGCCACCCTTTTTACCTGGGGCGTTACGGCCCTCGGCGCGTCCATGGTCTTTTTCTTTAAAACGATCAACAGGCGTGTCCTGGACGCGATGCTCGGCTTTGCGGCCGGGGTGATGATTGCCGCCAGTTTCTGGTCCCTCCTGAGCCCGGCCATCGAAATGGCCGGGGCTGACGGCGTGCCGCCGTGGCTTCCCGCCGTAATCGGCTTTCTCGCGGGCGGGGCCTTCCTGCTCCTGATCGACAGGGTCATGCCGCACCTCCACCTGGGCCTACCCATGGATGAAGCGGAAGGCGTGAAGACCTCCCTGCGCCGGAGCATACTCCTTGTCCTGGCCGTCACGATCCACAATATACCGGAAGGACTCGCCGTGGGCGTCGCCTTCGGCGCCATCGCCGCCGGGCTGCCGTCCGCGTCGATCGCCGGGGCGGTCGCCCTGGCCCTCGGCATAGGCCTCCAGAACTTTCCGGAGGGGGCGGCCGTGTCAATACCGCTGCGGCGGGAGGGCCTGTCGAGGCTGAAAAGCTTCTGGTACGGGCAGCTTTCGGGGTTCGTGGAGCCGGTCTCGGGTGTGTGCGGCGCCCTCCTGGTGATGGCCGCCAGGCCGATCCTTCCCTACGCCCTCTCCTTTGCGGCCGGCGCCATGATCTACGTCGTGGTGGAGGAGCTGATCCCGGAGTCACAGCAGGACAGGAACACGGACCTTTCCACCATCGGGGCCATGCTCGGTTTCGCCGTCATGATGTTCCTTGACGTGGCCCTGGGCTGA
- a CDS encoding response regulator yields MDAEQLQPSLLIVDDTPENISVLSGVLSDFYLIKAATSGKKALSICDGDSPPDIILLDVMMPEMDGHEVCRRLKGSEKTRHIPVIFVTAVTDAQNEALGFELGAVDYITKPISPPVVIQRVKLHLELARARKKIEDLSRQYSTYISPQLARSIRDGEITASIGSSRKKLTVFFSDIKDFTRQTEKLEPEDMTYLLNHYFDTMTGIVHAYRGTLDKYIGDAILVFFGDPATQGVREDAEACIRMALAMQEAIGTLQSAWQSKGIALPLQVRMGITTGFCTVGNFGSSTQLAYTIMGTPVNLASRLQSQAKPGGIMISEETYQLVKDQFECVAQPPIDVKGISYPVQAYEVMSAASAGTCSLQSDHCHIRIDTDSLNDEERSRIKAFLSEMSGKL; encoded by the coding sequence ATGGATGCGGAACAGCTGCAGCCCTCTCTCCTCATTGTCGACGACACGCCGGAAAACATATCGGTATTGAGCGGCGTTCTTTCAGATTTCTACCTCATCAAGGCGGCCACGTCGGGGAAAAAGGCCCTCAGCATCTGCGACGGCGACTCCCCGCCCGACATCATCCTCCTCGACGTGATGATGCCGGAGATGGACGGGCACGAGGTCTGCCGGAGGCTGAAAGGCAGCGAGAAAACGCGCCATATCCCGGTCATCTTCGTGACGGCGGTGACCGACGCACAGAACGAGGCCCTCGGCTTTGAGCTGGGCGCGGTGGATTATATCACCAAGCCGATAAGCCCGCCCGTGGTGATCCAGCGGGTGAAGCTTCATCTTGAGCTGGCCCGGGCGCGGAAAAAGATCGAGGACCTGAGCAGGCAGTACTCGACATACATCTCGCCGCAGCTCGCCCGGAGCATCCGCGACGGCGAAATCACGGCATCCATCGGCAGCAGTCGCAAGAAGCTGACGGTGTTCTTTTCCGACATAAAGGACTTCACGAGGCAGACCGAAAAGCTCGAGCCGGAGGACATGACCTATCTGCTCAACCACTATTTCGACACCATGACCGGGATCGTCCACGCGTACAGGGGAACGCTGGACAAGTATATCGGCGACGCCATACTGGTGTTCTTCGGGGACCCGGCCACCCAGGGCGTCAGGGAAGACGCGGAGGCGTGCATCCGCATGGCCCTGGCCATGCAGGAGGCCATCGGGACCCTGCAGAGCGCCTGGCAATCAAAGGGTATCGCCCTCCCCCTGCAGGTCCGCATGGGGATAACCACGGGATTCTGCACCGTCGGGAACTTCGGAAGCTCCACCCAGCTGGCCTACACCATCATGGGCACGCCGGTAAACCTGGCGTCGCGCCTGCAGAGCCAGGCGAAGCCGGGCGGGATCATGATATCGGAAGAGACCTACCAGCTCGTCAAGGACCAGTTTGAATGCGTGGCGCAGCCACCCATCGACGTTAAGGGGATATCGTACCCGGTGCAGGCCTATGAAGTGATGTCTGCCGCGTCTGCCGGCACCTGTTCACTTCAATCCGACCACTGCCATATCCGCATCGACACGGATTCCCTCAACGATGAGGAGCGGTCACGGATCAAGGCCTTCCTGTCGGAGATGAGCGGCAAGCTATAG
- a CDS encoding response regulator, translating into MTATGKNILIVDDTPENITALSAILAPFGKIKAATSGEKALKICAGDPRPDLVFLDILMPEMDGWEVLGRLKADPATAAIPVIYVTALASDEDREKATSLGAAGFITKPLDPEAIRRLVTSMI; encoded by the coding sequence ATGACTGCAACCGGGAAAAACATTCTCATCGTAGACGACACGCCGGAAAATATAACGGCCCTGAGCGCCATTCTGGCCCCCTTTGGAAAGATCAAAGCCGCGACGAGCGGCGAAAAAGCGCTGAAGATATGCGCGGGCGATCCCAGGCCGGACCTGGTATTCCTTGATATCCTGATGCCGGAAATGGACGGGTGGGAAGTACTCGGGAGGCTCAAGGCCGATCCCGCCACCGCGGCCATACCGGTCATATACGTGACCGCCCTGGCGAGCGACGAGGACCGGGAGAAAGCCACGTCCCTCGGAGCGGCCGGGTTCATCACCAAGCCCCTTGATCCGGAAGCGATACGCCGCCTTGTGACATCAATGATATAA
- a CDS encoding response regulator, protein MRLNRYVTITRLPKDLKQTFIRNLYATDFARCRIFAAILIPVFILNVIADLSNKDKGLWSNPGYYDLFIIHCATLAAMVFFALVFFLSRPKSEAGINIFHKIAVNGICLALMLSAVATAAADQKIHGQITAYVIFSFGISASILFSHSASIVIHGIALALFLIGISYTQTDYNQLYGHYANGTTLTLISWVLTRIMYSGFKKNFLQNITIDDQRHTISVKTLLNDVIFDAIPVGLLRLMPDGSIQQHNKKLLEILNLAEPLKNLKEVVERGWKILRQDGSVMPASEYLLVDTLSEMKRIDNRDIGIITPGSEPVWINLNVSPVSPEAGGGAMAVLIDVTEKRLTGEMLGAVHRQSPVAILIIDANETPPRLLSINPAVKTMFGVDHEDEFLSDLPSLLPEIQHNGAASVIFFYEMCDRAMEEGQVRSEFVFRHRGGGEVFCEISLVRITLGTKYHLLGIISDLTEIKEKQKELYLRNILLTTQQEVSLDGVLIVDGEGSILSYNRRFVDMWNLPLTVIESRSARQVQQSMLENCVDPEEVTGKIRYLNRNRSETSRDKILLKDGHTFDRYSAPMIDDEGDYYGRVWYFRDITELESATEALLDSERRLADIIDFLPNATFVIDREGRVTAWNRAMENITGVKRNGIIGKGDHEYSLPFYGERRPVLIDLVFASEEELDTSYKHVQREGDILTAESFIPMLGTNGIILIGFASALRDSQGNIIGAIESIRDITEIRRAEKELKEARDAAEAANRSKSDFLANMSHEIRTPMNAIVGMSHLALKTSLNPRQRDYLGKIDRAAHSLLHIINDILDFSKIEAGKLDMEQIPFNLDDVMGNLSTVVSVKAQEKGLELIFDTQADIPNLLIGDPLRLNQVLVNLCSNAVKFTEKGEIVVRSRLLRRSDDSVHVEFTVSDTGIGMTDEQMGKLFQSFSQADSSTTRKYGGTGLGLSISRRLVEMMGGAISMESTFGAGSVFRFNAAFRVQKGSEAPIDKKVVELRGMRVLVVDDNQSSRQILKDMMERLDFKVSVCPSGDDAIRELERASGTGAGYDLVLMDWKMPGMDGLEASRRIKADPNLSKIPTIVMVTAYGSEGLLNSAEEIGIEGFLIKPVSPSTVIDTLMNIFLRRDEAVQGHRRSRAGKDPAEIVRDIRGARILLAEDNDLNQQVAIELLEGAGLSVTLAVDGRDAVEKMKADFHAVLMDMQMPVMDGYEATRIIRSRPEFDGIPIIAMTANAMEQDLDRAREAGMVSHVAKPVDPEKLYGTLVEFIKPDPDKPFDVKPDEGSFHSFHADASALPEQLPGIDIDDGLTHLAGNAAAYIRLLRQFPERQGSCVESIRSLIAHGEQAEAVRFAHSLKSVAGNLGAKELHAASRDAEFALKHGRDAGMKLDLMERALSEVVTGLESWIAAAKETRRQGPAAIDVGRLMERADALEALLRNDDISSIAVISEIYDMDIPDLHDLLTTMKKKAENYDFESVLEHMTELKNRIDNLPMD, encoded by the coding sequence ATGAGATTGAACAGGTACGTGACAATCACCAGATTACCGAAAGACTTAAAACAGACTTTCATCCGCAATCTCTACGCAACCGATTTCGCCCGGTGCAGAATTTTTGCCGCCATCCTGATTCCCGTTTTCATTTTAAATGTCATCGCTGATTTGTCAAATAAAGACAAGGGGCTCTGGAGCAATCCCGGTTACTATGATCTCTTCATTATCCATTGCGCGACACTGGCGGCGATGGTATTTTTTGCCCTTGTTTTTTTCCTCTCCAGGCCGAAATCGGAAGCAGGCATCAACATCTTCCATAAAATAGCCGTCAATGGAATCTGCCTCGCCCTGATGTTAAGCGCGGTGGCGACAGCGGCGGCCGACCAGAAGATTCACGGCCAGATCACCGCCTATGTCATTTTCTCCTTCGGCATCAGCGCCTCAATCCTTTTTTCCCATTCCGCGAGTATCGTCATCCATGGTATTGCACTGGCGCTTTTTCTGATCGGGATATCCTACACCCAGACCGACTACAATCAGCTCTACGGCCATTATGCAAATGGAACAACCCTGACCTTGATATCCTGGGTCCTGACGCGGATCATGTACTCGGGCTTCAAGAAAAATTTTCTTCAGAATATCACCATCGATGATCAGAGGCATACGATCTCGGTAAAGACGCTGCTCAATGACGTGATATTCGACGCCATACCGGTGGGCCTGCTCAGGCTGATGCCGGACGGATCGATTCAGCAGCACAACAAAAAGCTGTTGGAGATATTGAACCTGGCAGAGCCCCTCAAAAACCTGAAGGAGGTGGTTGAACGGGGCTGGAAAATCCTGCGGCAGGACGGATCGGTGATGCCTGCCTCCGAATACCTCCTGGTGGATACCCTGTCGGAGATGAAAAGGATAGACAACCGTGACATCGGCATAATAACCCCCGGCAGCGAACCGGTCTGGATCAATCTCAACGTCTCGCCCGTCAGCCCCGAGGCGGGGGGCGGCGCCATGGCCGTGCTGATAGACGTCACCGAGAAGCGGTTAACGGGAGAAATGCTCGGCGCCGTGCACCGGCAGTCACCCGTTGCGATACTCATCATTGACGCCAATGAAACGCCGCCGCGGCTCCTCAGCATCAATCCCGCGGTGAAAACGATGTTCGGCGTCGATCACGAAGATGAATTCCTGTCGGACCTTCCGTCACTGCTCCCTGAAATCCAGCATAACGGCGCGGCGTCGGTCATCTTTTTTTACGAGATGTGCGACCGGGCCATGGAAGAGGGTCAGGTCCGCAGCGAGTTTGTCTTCAGGCACCGCGGCGGCGGAGAGGTCTTTTGCGAGATCAGCCTTGTCAGGATAACCCTGGGGACCAAGTATCACCTTCTCGGCATCATATCGGACCTCACCGAGATCAAGGAAAAACAGAAGGAGCTGTATCTCAGGAATATCCTGCTCACGACACAGCAGGAGGTCTCACTTGACGGCGTCCTCATCGTCGACGGGGAAGGGAGCATCCTCTCGTACAACAGGCGGTTCGTCGACATGTGGAACCTTCCACTCACCGTGATTGAATCACGGTCGGCCCGGCAGGTGCAGCAGTCAATGCTGGAAAACTGTGTTGACCCGGAAGAAGTCACCGGCAAGATACGCTACCTGAACCGGAACCGCTCCGAGACAAGCCGCGACAAAATCCTCCTGAAAGACGGCCACACCTTCGACCGCTACTCAGCCCCGATGATAGACGACGAAGGCGACTATTACGGGCGCGTCTGGTACTTCCGGGACATCACGGAGTTGGAATCGGCGACCGAGGCACTGCTCGACTCGGAGCGCCGCCTGGCCGATATCATCGACTTCCTCCCCAACGCCACCTTCGTCATCGACCGCGAGGGAAGGGTCACCGCGTGGAACAGGGCAATGGAAAACATAACAGGAGTTAAACGTAACGGCATCATCGGCAAGGGAGACCACGAGTACTCCCTTCCATTCTACGGGGAGCGGCGCCCCGTCCTGATCGACCTCGTGTTCGCCTCGGAAGAGGAGCTTGACACCAGCTACAAGCACGTCCAGCGCGAGGGCGATATCCTGACCGCCGAGTCCTTTATTCCGATGCTGGGAACGAACGGGATCATCCTTATCGGATTCGCGTCGGCCCTCCGCGATTCGCAGGGGAACATCATCGGCGCCATTGAATCGATCCGCGACATCACCGAGATACGGCGGGCCGAAAAAGAACTGAAGGAGGCCAGGGACGCGGCGGAGGCGGCCAACAGGTCAAAGAGCGATTTCCTGGCCAACATGTCCCACGAGATCAGGACCCCGATGAACGCCATCGTCGGCATGTCGCACCTGGCTCTCAAGACCAGCCTCAATCCTCGGCAGCGGGACTACCTGGGAAAAATCGACCGGGCGGCGCACAGCCTTCTCCATATCATAAACGACATCCTGGACTTTTCCAAGATCGAGGCCGGAAAGCTCGACATGGAGCAGATCCCGTTCAACCTCGACGACGTGATGGGAAACCTCTCAACGGTCGTCAGCGTCAAGGCCCAGGAGAAGGGTCTCGAACTGATCTTTGACACGCAGGCGGACATACCCAACCTCTTGATCGGCGACCCCCTGCGCCTCAACCAGGTGCTGGTCAACCTCTGCAGCAACGCGGTCAAATTCACCGAAAAAGGGGAGATCGTGGTCAGGTCGCGGCTCCTCCGTCGGTCGGATGACTCGGTCCATGTCGAATTCACGGTCTCGGACACCGGAATCGGCATGACTGACGAACAGATGGGTAAGCTGTTCCAGTCCTTTTCACAGGCCGACAGCTCGACGACGCGAAAATACGGAGGCACCGGCCTGGGCCTTTCCATATCGCGCCGCCTCGTGGAAATGATGGGCGGGGCCATATCGATGGAAAGCACCTTCGGCGCCGGAAGCGTTTTCAGGTTCAACGCGGCCTTCCGGGTCCAGAAAGGATCGGAAGCGCCCATAGACAAGAAGGTCGTTGAGCTCCGGGGCATGCGGGTACTCGTGGTCGATGACAACCAGAGCTCGCGGCAGATACTGAAGGACATGATGGAGCGCCTCGATTTCAAGGTCTCTGTGTGCCCCTCCGGGGATGACGCCATCAGGGAGCTGGAACGGGCGTCCGGGACGGGCGCCGGTTACGACCTGGTGCTCATGGACTGGAAGATGCCCGGCATGGACGGCCTGGAGGCCAGCCGGAGGATCAAGGCCGATCCGAACCTGTCGAAAATCCCGACGATTGTCATGGTGACGGCCTATGGATCCGAGGGGCTCCTGAACAGCGCAGAGGAGATCGGCATTGAAGGCTTCCTTATAAAACCGGTCAGTCCCTCCACCGTCATCGACACCCTGATGAACATCTTCCTCCGCAGAGACGAAGCCGTCCAGGGCCACCGGCGGAGCCGCGCCGGCAAAGACCCGGCGGAGATCGTCAGGGACATCCGCGGCGCCAGGATCCTCCTGGCCGAGGACAACGACCTGAACCAGCAGGTCGCCATCGAGCTTCTCGAAGGGGCCGGGCTCTCCGTCACCCTGGCCGTCGACGGCAGGGACGCGGTTGAAAAAATGAAGGCCGATTTCCACGCCGTGCTGATGGACATGCAGATGCCCGTCATGGACGGATACGAGGCGACCCGCATCATCAGGTCAAGGCCCGAATTTGACGGCATCCCGATCATAGCCATGACCGCCAACGCCATGGAGCAGGACCTTGACAGGGCCCGCGAAGCGGGGATGGTGTCCCACGTGGCCAAACCGGTCGATCCGGAGAAGCTGTACGGCACCCTCGTCGAATTCATCAAGCCTGATCCGGACAAACCCTTTGACGTGAAGCCCGATGAAGGCTCGTTTCACTCGTTCCATGCGGATGCTTCAGCCCTGCCGGAACAGCTCCCCGGCATTGATATCGATGACGGCCTCACCCACCTTGCCGGAAACGCCGCGGCCTACATCAGGCTGCTGCGCCAGTTCCCCGAGCGGCAGGGGTCCTGCGTAGAATCGATACGCTCGCTCATCGCCCACGGGGAACAGGCCGAGGCGGTGCGATTCGCCCATTCGCTTAAATCGGTGGCGGGCAACCTCGGCGCGAAGGAGCTTCACGCCGCCTCCCGTGACGCGGAGTTCGCCCTCAAGCACGGCCGCGACGCGGGGATGAAGCTGGACCTGATGGAACGGGCCCTCTCGGAGGTCGTGACCGGCCTGGAATCATGGATCGCGGCCGCGAAGGAAACGCGGCGCCAAGGCCCGGCGGCGATCGACGTCGGCCGCCTGATGGAGCGCGCCGATGCCCTTGAGGCCCTCCTCAGGAACGACGATATCTCATCCATCGCCGTCATTTCCGAGATATACGACATGGACATCCCGGACCTTCATGATCTTCTCACCACCATGAAGAAAAAGGCTGAAAACTACGACTTCGAATCGGTTCTGGAGCATATGACAGAATTGAAAAACCGTATCGATAATTTACCAATGGATTAG